A region from the Onychomys torridus chromosome 22, mOncTor1.1, whole genome shotgun sequence genome encodes:
- the Spring1 gene encoding SREBP regulating gene protein, whose translation MLNLAALLWRRLLRKRWVLALVFGLSLVYFLSSTFKQEERAVRDRNLLQVQDREQPIPWKVQFNLGNSSRPSNQCRNSVQGKHLITDELGYVCKRKDLLANGCCDISVPSTKLYCCDGCLANGCCEAYEHCVSCCLQPSKQLLLERFLNRAAVAFQNLFMAVEDHFELCLAKCRTSSQSVQHENTYRDPIAKYCYGESPPELFPA comes from the exons ATGCTGAACCTTGCGGCGCTGCTGTGGCGCCGGCTGCTGCGCAAGCGCTGGGTGCTCGCCCTGGTTTTCGGGCTCTCGCTGGTTTACTTCCTCAGCAGCACCTTCAAGCAG GAAGAGAGGGCGGTGAGAGATCGGAACCTGCTCCAGGTTCAAGACCGCGAACAGCCCATTCCGTGGAAGGTCCAGTTTAACCTGGGCAACAGCAGCCGGCCCAGCAACCAGTGCCGGAACTCTGTTCAAGGGAAACACCTCATCACAGACGAGCTGG GCTATGTCTGCAAGAGGAAGGACCTGCTGGCCAATGGCTGCTGTGACATCAGTGTCCCCAGCACCAAGCTGTACTGCTGTGATGGGTGCCTGGCCAATGGCTGCTGTGAAGCCTATGAGCACTGTGTCTCCTGCTGTCTGCAGCCCAGCAAG CAACTTCTACTGGAGCGCTTCCTCAACCGGGCAGCTGTGGCCTTCCAGAACCTCTTCATGGCAGTTGAAGATCACTTCGAGCTGTGCTTGGCGAAGTGCAGGACCTCATCCCAG AGCGTGCAACACGAGAACACATACCGCGACCCCATAGCCAAGTACTGCTATGGAGAGAGCCCGCCGGAACTCTTCCCCGCGTGA